A single Paenibacillus sp. FSL R5-0517 DNA region contains:
- a CDS encoding ATP-binding protein — MMSERIKKEMQASHGKRVPAYVWVTLGVTLLTLLLHAIGMSVDLVNVALVYLFPVLVSAVYWGMGPAVYAASFSVIMFDFFFVPPYLSFTVEDLRYLISFVVYLAVAILTASLAGRLRQQLEMVKAREATTNSLYALSRQMTAITDLNTLQVNIATQVSLTLGKPAAVYLPDGQGDLLVTSSSSPVSEGEKDNWGDGESEIAIAKWVYHHGQIAGKGSSTLRESPGLYVPLRTEEQIHGVLAVSMEAGEVHEQQEQLLLLEACGGLAAGAIARVKLAEEARLAQITAESERIRTALLDSVSHELRTPLTAIIGSATGLLENDTLFTPEDRRELTGNIRDGALRMNRLVTNLLGMVRLESGMLQLNRKWCDVGDIISVVLTQVREFSPHHNIQVELPDDPAFIYGDEVLLEQVLVNIVSNAIKYSPDESQIIITVTSNKSPSQLTIQVDDQGVGIPEAERIRIFDKFYRSESTRHVTGTGLGLAICKGIVEVHGGTIVAEPNPGGGTRMRIELPMEAHGSRFPYSEQGEVEE; from the coding sequence ATGATGTCTGAACGAATAAAAAAAGAAATGCAGGCATCCCATGGAAAACGGGTTCCGGCATATGTATGGGTGACCCTCGGGGTGACGCTGCTAACTTTGCTGCTTCATGCCATTGGCATGAGTGTTGATCTGGTTAACGTAGCGCTTGTATACCTGTTCCCCGTTCTGGTGAGTGCTGTGTATTGGGGAATGGGTCCCGCTGTATATGCCGCGAGTTTTAGTGTCATTATGTTTGACTTCTTTTTTGTACCGCCATATCTGAGCTTTACGGTCGAGGATTTGAGATATCTCATCTCTTTTGTCGTGTATCTTGCGGTGGCGATCCTGACAGCAAGTCTTGCAGGTCGGTTGCGACAACAACTGGAGATGGTAAAAGCACGTGAAGCCACAACTAACTCCCTGTACGCATTGAGTCGTCAGATGACAGCCATTACCGATCTGAATACGCTACAGGTGAATATAGCAACCCAGGTTTCGCTCACCTTGGGCAAACCAGCAGCGGTGTATCTTCCCGATGGTCAGGGGGACCTACTGGTTACAAGCTCTTCTTCACCCGTATCAGAAGGGGAGAAGGATAACTGGGGGGATGGAGAGTCGGAGATTGCCATTGCAAAATGGGTGTATCATCACGGACAGATCGCAGGTAAGGGATCATCCACTTTGCGGGAATCTCCCGGGCTATATGTACCTCTGCGCACAGAGGAGCAGATACATGGCGTGCTCGCCGTGAGCATGGAAGCTGGTGAGGTTCATGAGCAACAAGAACAGCTTCTTTTGTTGGAGGCATGCGGTGGACTGGCCGCAGGTGCCATTGCTCGAGTGAAGCTGGCGGAAGAGGCCCGGTTGGCGCAGATCACTGCCGAATCGGAGCGCATACGTACAGCGCTACTGGACTCTGTCTCTCATGAATTGCGTACGCCCTTAACTGCCATTATCGGCTCGGCTACGGGATTGTTGGAGAATGATACTCTTTTTACACCCGAGGATCGGAGAGAATTAACAGGCAACATTCGGGATGGGGCCTTGCGCATGAATCGTCTCGTCACGAATCTGCTGGGTATGGTTCGGCTGGAGAGCGGCATGTTGCAACTGAACCGGAAATGGTGTGACGTGGGAGACATAATTAGCGTTGTACTGACACAAGTTCGGGAATTCAGTCCGCATCACAACATTCAAGTTGAACTGCCTGATGATCCGGCCTTCATCTACGGAGATGAAGTCTTGCTGGAGCAGGTGCTGGTCAATATCGTCAGCAACGCCATCAAATATTCGCCTGATGAGAGCCAGATTATCATCACTGTGACGAGTAATAAGAGTCCAAGTCAATTGACGATCCAGGTAGATGATCAAGGTGTCGGTATACCGGAAGCGGAAAGAATACGTATATTTGATAAGTTCTATCGCTCAGAGTCTACTCGGCATGTGACAGGAACAGGGCTTGGTCTGGCGATCTGCAAAGGCATTGTGGAAGTCCACGGAGGTACCATTGTGGCAGAGCCGAATCCGGGCGGGGGAACGAGAATGCGCATAGAACTCCCCATGGAGGCCCACGGATCGCGGTTTCCCTATTCAGAACAAGGAGAGGTTGAAGAATAA